The Candidatus Omnitrophota bacterium region AATCAAGCCAAATATTGTCTATACTACCGAGGAAGCCCGCGATTTCTTAAAGATCTCAGAAAGCACCATTAAGCGGCTCTTAAAGAGAGGCGCTATTAAGGCTTATAAGGTTGGAGGCCAGTACAGGATTTTAGGAGTTGAAATTTTAAGAGTAGTTTCGCCTCGCGCTGAGAACGACGTTTATTACACTTATAAAAAGTTTAAAGATAAAGCTAAAAAAATAATTA contains the following coding sequences:
- a CDS encoding helix-turn-helix domain-containing protein produces the protein MRNRYMTEEIKPNIVYTTEEARDFLKISESTIKRLLKRGAIKAYKVGGQYRILGVEILRVVSPRAENDVYYTYKKFKDKAKKIINKW